AAGTTCAGGAGAAAACCCTGAGCAGCATAAATAGACAAGTGGAATCTGAAAAGATGAATAAAAATGACGCAAGATCTCTACCAGAAATGCAACCAAAACCACATTTTGCCCAACAAATCTCCAAAAAATATCGGAAAAATAACCAATCCACAAAAGGGAGCGAAACTAAACCAAAATCAAGAGCGGAACCGTAACTCTATTGGTCTCCATTTCAGAAAACCAAGAATCGGGAAGTGAGCTGACGCGTTTGGATCCAAGAGCTGGGAGTGGAAGCCAAAGGGGAGAAAACTACAGTCttcactttctcttctctcgtTTTGGTAAAAGAAAAGTTTAttgtttttcccttttctttctctctctctcttctttttttcattttcttctgtTTCAAAAAATTCCCACTTATTTTATGCCCGTTGGGCAAAAAGTTTACAAATCTTATTGtgtgaaaaaagtaaataattagATATCTCTAGActaccaaaaaggaaaataaatcaacaaataaaTGTAAAAAGCTTATAAACACCAATAATGGACTTTATAGTTTGAAAATATACTGACCAAACATTACTTATTGCATCAATATTTGTAATTGCAAATTACTAACATATGTTTAATTACAAAGAGGCactcaatttttaaatatttacatttgTATCCCAATAAAACACTCACATGTAACATTTCTTATGTGTCCATAAAATATTACATTACATGgagttttttttaacaaaaaaaaggtGTCATGTAAATATACTTCTGAAAAATATTTGGTATTTTTCTCAgttactatatttttttgtgtggaCATATTTATTGTTGGTAGAAATACTAAAATAATCAGTAGTATTTACCTTAAACAAGTAGGTAAAATTCCAAATATGAAAATCAAATCAACATGAATATTTTCACATTGTTTATATGTACAAAATattataggagtactatttatggTAGGTCACGATCACAATCAATCCACATTTTATGTTTTATACGTGGAATATTGACATTTAATATCATgcaactttcaaaaagttggatttttctgacgaactttgaaattggcaaataatatcacgaactttaccctgagtttgttatttcccactaatgaaaaaattccggcaaataatatcatttttttcgtaatttctcgacaacaacatcgagagtttcaagattttcaatctttgagaatAGTTGTTCTTGAAGCACATCAGCGCCGTTGGAACACGGCCACCGGCACATCGTTAGCCGACGCCGATTCATGGCCTGTTACCTGGGTTTAATTCTACCGTGGTTGATTCTTCGAGGCATGTTGACTGTGGGGTGCGATTCACTTCAATGTTGGTTGAATGTGGGATGGGGTTCTTCCGTGGTTTCTATGATTAGTCGAATATGGTTCTAAAATCTGGATGGGAATTTCTCTGTTTCTTTTCTCTTGATGATGGAAAAATCTGGGTAGAGATAGCTCTTGTGTTTGCCCAATTTGTCTCTTCAAATTCTGTTCAAATGGTTCAATTGAAGGAGCTGCTGAAAAATGAGTGTTCAATGTGGGATGGGGCTCTTTGATTCTTTCGGACgtatttttcttcttcattttatTGCTGCTGATCAAAAATACAGCAGAGGTGATTCTATTGTTTACCAATTTTCCTCTCTAAGACATTGAGGGCTTGTTCAGTTAGTCAGTTATGCATTGCACCTTAATACAGACTGATCCAGAATTGGTGAGGGCTAACCCACCAATTCCGAAATTGACCGTGGTGTTCGGTGTATCAGATTTGTTCCATTTCAGATATTGAGGATTAGGTGAACTGCCAAAAATACCCCgcataaaaatcaaatttttaattGGCGCTTCAATTGAAATTAACGCGGGTACAATCCCGCTGAAATTTTGAGGAATTGCTCAAAACTCAGCTAAATAATCACAGCAACCCTCAGCTCTTAAATTACAGTCGACCATAGCAGCACACACTATGCAACAAGGGTGAGGTCAGAATCTACTCAGACGGCAATCTTCCCTTCGTCGTCAACACAGAGGTGAGTCTCTCTGTGTCGTAATCAGTTAGGATAGGATGTTTCTTAAGCCACGATATTGGTCTGATGATTCTTAAATAGTGCTCTAATGTTTATGTTCAGTTAGATTTTTTACCGAGTTTGGTTGTGTGTTATGTTAATAACTGAGATGCCTGCGTTTCCCCCTATAAATGGTGTTGCGATTTCCCCAACTTGCCTTTGCCGGAAATTACATTGTCGCACAATCCGATTTCTAATATATGAGTGTACTCTATTGCAGTTGTTATGTCGTCAAATCGTACTGCAACTGATAGCAATGGGTGTCCTCAAGCTGGTTAGTGTCTTGTCTTCTTCCTCTGTTTTTTTGTCGAATGTTGGTTAAAATTACAGATGGCTACTGTCTTCGTGTTGTTGTTTTTGTACCTAAATTTTAGGTTGGAATGGACTAGCTCGAAACAAGTTCCGCAAGGGTGATCGTACCCGGCGTATGTGGGTAGTAAGAGAGGAAGAAATATTGGTCTCATCGTTGCTAGAGTTGGTGGCGAGGGGCTGGAAATCAGACAATGGGTTCCGTGCTGGATACCAACAGAAGGTTGAAGATGATATCCGGAAAGAATTTCCAAATTCCGACATCAAGGGAAACCCGCACATTTCATCCAAAATAACGGCTTGGAAAAAAAACTATAACAGTCTTCGCGACATACTCAGCCGTAGTGGCGTAGGTTTCAATGTGAACAGCGACTATAAGATAGATATTGATGACGATCAGTGGGCGCAAGTTGTGGCGGTAGGTTGTTTATCTTATCGTGTTCTGTCATAAACTAAGAGCAGTGATTTTTTGGATGTGAAAGTTTTTGTATTGGCTTTGTGTAGGCTGACAAAGATGCAAAATTCATGCGATACAAATCGTGGCCGTACTGGGAGGCTTGGCAATGCATCTTTGGCAAAGACCGTGCTAAGGGATCGGGCTCGGAGAATATAGACGTGGCAGCTACTAGTCAGCGTGCCCAAATGGCAAGTGCTAGCCAAACTAACGAGAATGACTACCACCCCACATTTGAGGATTTCCTAGGTGATGAGATACCTCCAAATTCGTCAGGTACTGCTGATAAACAGAATAGCAGTGAAGCACAGTCCGGGCAGCAGCAAGCCGTATCAACGACCAAATCTGGCGGGCAGAAACGAAAACAGCCGTCATCTGACGACGCACTCATGGAGTTCCTTGGGAATTTGCATGCCCAGACCAATTCACGCTTGGAAACCATCTCTTCTAGGATCGGATATGAGTTCGATATGGGAAAGGCTCGTCAAGAGGTATTCGACTAGCTGGGAAGTGTCGATGGTCTTACACTTAAACAGAGGTACTACTTGTGTAACATTCTCAGTGACAAGCCCCAGCGGATGGAGGTTTTCATGGGGATGCCCATGAATGCTAAGTTGGGGTATCTGCTACTTCTCCTTGATGAAGAACGTCCTAGCGTCTAAGTTGCTGTCTGTCGAGTGCAAGTATGGTTCTCTATCTTTTGGTTGTATATAATCTAGTTGCATATAAGTACTACTATTTTGTGATTTTCCTTCAGCTTGCAATGCAGATGTGCATGTCCCAAGGAGTTGTTGGTTTAGGTGCAGTGTGGTGTACGTTCTGCACTTGTCCAACAACTCCGCTTTTGTATGAACTGAAATCATCTTAGTGTGAACTCAGTTATAATGTTATGTCATGCTTGTAAACTCTTTGCTTCCCGGATGTTGTATTAGAAAACCTTATCAATGGATGGGGCACCTTTGTCTTTGTAATGCCTCTTAAATGGTTTGAAGATGCTATTGTTTATAAGAAAACCAATCACATCACAAGAAAGGTTGGATTTTTGGTATTATCCTTGTATTCTGTTGCTGTTAATTGCAGATTGAGACTCTTTTTATGGATTTACAGAAGTGCATCATGTGTACAGCTTGTTAGACTATATTATATTGTTGATGAAGAAGCCAAAACTTTTGAAGAAACTCCTCGTGTAATTGAAATAGTCAGTTTATAAACACAAAGCATGAAATCAGATATGCAAATTTACATGCGCTCCATATTGCACTAATATAACCATTTATGGACAATACAGACAAGTTGCCTTCGCGAGGTGTAGCAAAATACCGAAGGCATAAAACCTAATAAACGGAGGGTCTATCGATTATACTTCTCCAACTGGGATTATGCAATCACGAACTTTGCTTCCCATAGGATTAACAAAAAACAGTCCATAGAAAAAAGGCAAAACACGAGAGGTGGACGTGCACTTATAGACCCATAATAACGctaattttagtttttaagTTTCGGCCACCAGCTATTAGGGGAGTTGGAACCACATGAGCTTC
This genomic interval from Salvia splendens isolate huo1 chromosome 13, SspV2, whole genome shotgun sequence contains the following:
- the LOC121761583 gene encoding uncharacterized protein LOC121761583, which gives rise to MSSNRTATDSNGCPQAGWNGLARNKFRKGDRTRRMWVVREEEILVSSLLELVARGWKSDNGFRAGYQQKVEDDIRKEFPNSDIKGNPHISSKITAWKKNYNSLRDILSRSGVGFNVNSDYKIDIDDDQWAQVVAADKDAKFMRYKSWPYWEAWQCIFGKDRAKGSGSENIDVAATSQRAQMASASQTNENDYHPTFEDFLGDEIPPNSSGTADKQNSSEAQSGQQQAVSTTKSGGQKRKQPSSDDALMEFLGNLHAQTNSRLETISSRIGYEFDMGKARQEVFD